In Paractinoplanes brasiliensis, the following proteins share a genomic window:
- a CDS encoding outer membrane protein assembly factor BamB family protein, whose product MTLIDLGDARAAVVPAGAPVNLARLRRLVLAVLTVVGLAAVTASTPPSPPLVRPLWTTALQPSDTVALNGRTVYLNRSSSSGPAEVVAFDLPTGRLRWSTPTGDAYGVRPVGDVVLVTTGPLPIASSPGPRTIALDAETGAPLWQSAGASAPSAVGSDILLAETDRTGATTGLRLLGLRDGRQVWRRSITPAEEWTTIVEGGRPTAVVTVTGTGDATVYGHADGAVRHRVRIPWNGVYSATLFPAGAQLVVIRTASAQTVATIYRAADLRPLWRSDELIGYVTGCGRLICTVGVRGVAGRDPATGRQAWRRDDLNFVWDLGAGRLLLSATANLASATTVLVDAATGRTIGRPLGGPEAFVPGPAGSLTLLHATGTPPDRTTVDRLDLTGGRRTVLGTVDRLAEQDCQGVSGYLLCPRGGTLTVNAVG is encoded by the coding sequence ATGACTTTGATCGACCTCGGCGACGCCAGGGCTGCCGTCGTGCCGGCCGGCGCGCCGGTCAACCTGGCACGGCTGCGCCGGCTGGTGCTGGCCGTGCTGACCGTGGTGGGCCTGGCCGCCGTGACCGCCTCGACGCCGCCGTCGCCACCCCTGGTGCGGCCCCTCTGGACCACGGCGCTGCAGCCGAGCGACACCGTGGCCCTGAACGGCCGAACCGTCTACCTGAATCGCAGCAGCTCTTCCGGGCCGGCTGAGGTTGTCGCCTTCGACCTGCCCACCGGCCGCCTGCGGTGGAGCACACCGACCGGAGACGCGTACGGCGTCCGGCCGGTCGGAGATGTCGTGCTGGTGACCACCGGCCCGTTGCCGATCGCCTCGTCGCCGGGACCCCGCACGATCGCGCTCGACGCGGAGACCGGCGCGCCTCTCTGGCAATCGGCCGGCGCCTCCGCCCCGTCGGCGGTGGGCAGCGACATTCTGCTCGCCGAGACCGACCGCACCGGCGCGACCACCGGCCTGCGCCTGCTCGGGCTGCGCGACGGCCGGCAGGTGTGGCGACGCTCGATCACCCCTGCCGAGGAGTGGACGACGATCGTCGAGGGTGGGCGCCCCACCGCTGTCGTCACGGTGACCGGCACCGGCGACGCCACCGTCTACGGCCATGCCGACGGCGCCGTCCGCCACCGCGTCCGCATCCCCTGGAACGGGGTGTACTCGGCGACGCTCTTCCCGGCCGGCGCCCAGCTGGTGGTGATCCGCACGGCCTCCGCCCAGACCGTCGCCACCATCTACCGCGCCGCCGACCTGCGCCCGCTGTGGCGATCCGACGAGCTGATCGGCTACGTCACCGGCTGCGGCCGGCTGATCTGCACGGTCGGCGTCCGCGGGGTGGCCGGCCGCGACCCCGCCACCGGCCGTCAGGCCTGGCGCCGCGACGACTTGAACTTCGTCTGGGACCTCGGCGCCGGCCGCCTGCTGCTCTCCGCCACCGCCAACCTGGCCTCCGCCACCACCGTCCTGGTCGACGCCGCCACCGGGCGCACGATCGGCCGCCCCCTCGGCGGGCCGGAGGCGTTCGTGCCCGGCCCGGCCGGTTCGCTGACGTTGCTGCACGCCACCGGAACACCCCCGGATCGCACCACGGTTGACCGCCTCGACCTGACCGGAGGCAGGCGGACCGTCCTCGGCACGGTCGACCGGCTCGCCGAGCAGGACTGCCAGGGTGTCTCCGGCTATCTGCTCTGCCCGCGCGGAGGCACCCTGACCGTCAACGCTGTCGGCTGA